One Pseudodesulfovibrio cashew DNA window includes the following coding sequences:
- a CDS encoding MBL fold metallo-hydrolase produces the protein MEIKTFHLGPLQTNCYVLSGDKEAVVVDPGGDPAEVLAYLKDKGLTVTHILNTHLHFDHTYGNKAMADATGAPILCSQEDLYLLESELGKGGTFGLPMVDEYTPETIEPGEHSFAGFACTVFLTPGHSQGSLTYYFPEAGAAFVGDLIFYRSIGRTDFPGGDMGILRGSVINHIFDLPPETLLLSGHGPETTAGDEKLHNPFFTGF, from the coding sequence ATGGAAATCAAGACCTTTCACCTCGGCCCGCTCCAGACCAACTGCTACGTGCTGTCCGGAGACAAGGAGGCCGTGGTCGTGGACCCGGGCGGCGACCCCGCCGAGGTCCTGGCCTACCTGAAGGACAAGGGGTTGACCGTGACCCACATCCTGAACACCCATCTGCACTTCGACCACACCTACGGCAACAAGGCCATGGCCGACGCCACGGGCGCGCCGATCCTCTGTTCACAGGAGGACCTCTACCTGCTGGAGAGCGAGCTCGGGAAAGGCGGGACTTTCGGACTGCCCATGGTGGACGAGTATACGCCCGAGACCATCGAACCGGGCGAGCACTCCTTCGCGGGCTTCGCCTGCACCGTGTTCCTTACCCCCGGGCACTCCCAGGGCAGCCTGACATACTATTTCCCGGAAGCCGGCGCGGCCTTCGTGGGCGACCTGATCTTCTACCGCTCCATCGGCCGCACGGACTTTCCCGGCGGCGACATGGGCATCCTCAGGGGGTCGGTCATCAATCACATCTTCGACCTGCCGCCCGAAACCCTGCTGCTCTCGGGACACGGGCCCGAGACAACGGCGGGCGATGAAAAACTGCACAACCCGTTTTTTACAGGATTCTAA
- a CDS encoding ComF family protein, whose translation MLHFLQRFLTRARLTSTRCGVCGVLTDENGGLCATCAEQLSPRTGGYCPRCGEIYGDEDEPPSPCGQCRTSPPPWEALRFHGPYAGLLRDLILDYKFRGGLHHSKLLADMASAAYPDVPDAAPDLIVPVPLHRKRLLWRGFNQSAELSRILSRRLDRPVETHALTRIRNTRPQTTLGLSERKENIKKAFAAAPERIKGRRVLLVDDVYTTGATLRECAETLRRAGAAGVEILVLARAMG comes from the coding sequence ATGCTCCATTTTCTGCAGCGGTTTCTGACAAGGGCGCGGCTGACGTCCACCCGCTGCGGCGTCTGCGGCGTACTTACGGATGAAAACGGCGGCCTGTGTGCGACCTGCGCAGAGCAGCTGTCTCCACGCACGGGCGGCTACTGCCCCCGTTGCGGCGAAATCTACGGCGATGAGGACGAACCGCCCTCCCCTTGCGGCCAGTGCAGAACCTCGCCGCCGCCCTGGGAGGCGCTGCGCTTCCACGGCCCCTACGCAGGACTCCTGCGCGACCTCATTCTGGATTACAAATTCCGGGGGGGCCTGCACCACTCGAAGCTCCTGGCGGACATGGCCTCGGCGGCCTATCCCGACGTGCCCGATGCCGCGCCGGACCTGATAGTCCCGGTCCCTCTGCACCGCAAGCGGTTGCTCTGGCGCGGCTTCAATCAGAGCGCGGAATTGAGCCGCATCCTATCCCGCCGCCTGGACCGTCCGGTGGAAACGCACGCCCTGACGCGCATCCGCAACACCCGGCCACAGACCACCCTTGGCCTGTCCGAGCGCAAGGAAAACATCAAGAAGGCCTTCGCCGCCGCCCCAGAGCGGATAAAAGGCAGACGCGTGCTGCTGGTGGACGACGTCTACACCACCGGAGCGACTCTGCGCGAGTGCGCGGAAACGCTCCGCCGCGCCGGGGCCGCTGGAGTGGAAATCCTGGTCCTGGCTCGGGCCATGGGGTAG
- a CDS encoding flavodoxin family protein yields MDAVIYAGSHRKGGNTDRAAELLARGIREAGGTPVIKTVREAIILPCLACGFCDDASDYEGPERCVLGHNDQAWSLFEPLFTARTVLFASPIYFYHLPSMLKTWIDRGQQFWRAWNDQEPWMADLPARTAHAVLVAGRPSGDKLFEGARLTLSYFVRNFNLTLAEPLGVMGVDHPGDLVRKNGFENEILEMGRRAWTEVS; encoded by the coding sequence ATGGACGCTGTGATATACGCGGGCAGTCACCGCAAAGGCGGCAACACGGACCGGGCCGCCGAGCTGTTGGCCCGGGGCATCCGGGAGGCCGGGGGCACCCCGGTGATCAAGACCGTGCGGGAAGCCATAATCCTCCCCTGTCTGGCCTGCGGATTCTGCGACGACGCCTCGGACTACGAAGGCCCGGAACGGTGTGTCCTGGGTCACAACGATCAGGCCTGGAGCCTGTTCGAGCCCCTGTTCACGGCGCGGACCGTCCTCTTCGCCTCGCCCATCTATTTCTACCACCTGCCATCCATGCTCAAGACGTGGATCGATCGGGGTCAGCAGTTCTGGCGGGCCTGGAACGACCAGGAGCCCTGGATGGCGGACCTGCCCGCACGCACCGCCCACGCCGTGCTGGTGGCAGGGCGCCCCTCGGGCGACAAGCTCTTCGAAGGCGCGCGCCTGACCCTTTCCTATTTCGTGCGCAACTTCAACCTGACCCTGGCCGAACCCCTCGGCGTCATGGGTGTGGACCATCCCGGCGATCTGGTCCGCAAGAACGGATTTGAAAACGAGATCCTCGAGATGGGCAGACGCGCCTGGACCGAAGTCTCGTAA